GATGCCGGAGCCGATGCTCACCCCCAGCCGCTCCGGGTCGAGCCCGGAGTCGGCCAGGCCGGCGTCCGCCCAGGCCTGGTGCGCGGCGATCAGGGCGATCGCCTCGGACCGGTCGAGCCGGCGCAGCTTCACCCTGTCCAGCAGCCCGGACGGGTCCACCGCGAGCTGCGCGGCGATCCGGACCGGGAGCTGGCCGGCCCACTCCAGGGTGAGCGCACTCACCCCGGAGCGGCCGGCGAGCATGGCGTCCCAGGTCGACGTGACGTCCCCGCCCAGCGGGGTCGTCGCGCCGAGCCCGGTGACGACGACGTCGGTGCGACTCATGATCAGGACTGCGCCTCGATGTAGGTGACCGCGTCGCCGACGGTCTTCAGGTTCTGCACCTCGTTGTCCGGGATCTTGACGCCGAACTTCTCCTCCGCCGCCACCACGACCTCGACCATGGAGAGCGAGTCGACGTCGAGGTCGTCGGTGAACGACTTCTCCTCGGCGACCTCGTCCTTGTTCACCCCGGCCACCTCGTCGAGGATCTCGGCGAGTCCGGCGGTGATCTCTTCACGGGTCATTGCGCTGTGTTTCCTCTCATAAAGGGTTGTACGCACCCGGCGGCGGTACGGCCGGGCGGGAACGGCGTGGCGGAACCACGCCGGACATCAGCGGTCGGCGCGGATCCGCGTCGACCTCAGGGGCGGCGGCGCGGGCGGACCCGCGCCGGGACATCAGGGGACATCAGTGCGGGCGGACCCGCGCCGACATCGGGGGCACCCGCGCGGACGGATCCGCGCCGGGGCCTCAGGGGCAGCGGACGACCTGGCCGGCGTAGGTCAGGCCACCACCGAACCCGAACAGCAGCACCGGTGCGCCGGAGGGCACCTCCCGCCGTTCGACCAGCTTGGAGAGGGCCATCGGCACGCTCGCCGCCGAGGTGTTGCCGGACTCGACGATGTCCTTGGCGATGACAGCGTCCGGGATGCCGAGCCGGCGGGCGATGCCGTCGATGATCCGGCCGTTGGCCTGGTGCGGCACGAACGCGGCCAGTTCCTCCGGACGCACACCGGCCCGCTCGCAGGCCTGGAGGGCCAGCGGGGCCAGCTCGGTGGTGGCCCAGCGGAAGACCGCCTGCCCCTCCTGCTGGATGTACGGCCGCCAGCCCTCGATCCGGACCGCGTCGCTCTTCTCCGGGACCGAGCCCCACACTACCGGGCCGACCCCGGTCGGCTCGTCCTCGGCGGTGGCCGTGACCACCGCCGCGCCCGCCCCGTCGCCGAAGATGATGCAGGTCGAGCGGTCGGTCCAGTCGATGAAGTCGGAGAGCTTCTCCGCACCGATGACCAGCGCGTTGCGGGAGGCCCCGGCCCGGATGGCGTGGTCGACGGTGCCTAGCGCGTACGCGAAGCCCGAGCAGGCGGTGTTCAGGTCGAACGCGCCCGGCGCGTTGATGCCCAGCTTGGCGGCGACCCGGCAGGCGACGTTCGGGCTACGGTCGACCGAGGTGCAGGTGGCCACCACCACGAGGTCGATGTCGGCGGCGGTCAGCCCGGAGTTGGCCAGCGCCTTGTCCGCGGCGGCGGCGGCCATGTCGGCCACCGTCTCACCGTCGGCGATCCGCCGGCTGGCGATGCCCACCCGGTCCCGGATCCACTCGTCGTTGGTCTCCACGAGCTGGGCGATCTCGTCGTTGGTCACCACCCGCGAGGGCTGGTAGTGGCCGAGGGAAATGATCCGGCTTCCGCTCACAGCTAGTGTCCTCCGATCGAGCCGTGCCGGGCGATCAGGTCGCGGGCGGCCGGCAGGTCTGCCGGGGTGTTCAGGGTGACGATCTCCGGCAGCGCGTCGGAGCCCTTGTACTCCCGCTTGATGAGGTTGCTCAGGGTGCCGGCCGGGGGCAGCTCGATCACGCCGGTCACTCCGAGGTCGACCAGGGTCGCCATGCAGAGGTCCCAGCGGACCGGGGCGGTGACCTGCCGGACGAGGCGCTGCACCATCTCCCGGCCGTGCGGCACGGCGGTGCCGTCGAGGTTGGACAGCAGGATCCGGGCCGGGTCCTGGACGGTGATCCCGGCGGCGACGGCGGTGAGCGCGGCCTCGGCCGGGGCCATGTACGGGGTGTGGAACGCCCCGGCCACCTTCAGCCGCATGATCCGGGCGCCGGCCGGCGGTTCGGCGGCGAGCTTGTCGATCCCCTCGGTGGAGCCGGCGGCGACCACCTGGCCGGTGGCGTTCCGGTTAGCCGGGTGCAGCCCGTGCTTCTCGACGACGGCGAGCACCTCGTCGGCGTCTCCGCCGAGCACGGCCGCCATGCTGGTCGGCTCCAGCGCGCAGGCCGCTGCCATCTCCCGACCGCGCACGCCGGCCAGGGCGATTGCGGCCTCGGCGGAGAGCGCCCCGGCCAGCGCGGTGGCACCCAGTTCGCCGACGCTGTGGCCGGCGGTGAGCCCGACGTCCCCCATCGGCAGGTGTTCTGCGGCGAGCAGGGACGCCGCGACCAGCAGCGGTTGGGTGCGGGCGGTGT
The nucleotide sequence above comes from Micromonospora pallida. Encoded proteins:
- a CDS encoding acyl carrier protein yields the protein MTREEITAGLAEILDEVAGVNKDEVAEEKSFTDDLDVDSLSMVEVVVAAEEKFGVKIPDNEVQNLKTVGDAVTYIEAQS
- a CDS encoding beta-ketoacyl-ACP synthase III, with product MSGSRIISLGHYQPSRVVTNDEIAQLVETNDEWIRDRVGIASRRIADGETVADMAAAAADKALANSGLTAADIDLVVVATCTSVDRSPNVACRVAAKLGINAPGAFDLNTACSGFAYALGTVDHAIRAGASRNALVIGAEKLSDFIDWTDRSTCIIFGDGAGAAVVTATAEDEPTGVGPVVWGSVPEKSDAVRIEGWRPYIQQEGQAVFRWATTELAPLALQACERAGVRPEELAAFVPHQANGRIIDGIARRLGIPDAVIAKDIVESGNTSAASVPMALSKLVERREVPSGAPVLLFGFGGGLTYAGQVVRCP